In one window of Acidobacteriota bacterium DNA:
- the thpR gene encoding RNA 2',3'-cyclic phosphodiesterase, with protein sequence MRLFFAFVPDDAARTAAAGVAASLQHRLAEAGAPRAVKWVERDNLHVTLRFLGEVEETRAASLADALAAPLPLAPFSMTLGPGGCFPSSGDVRVAWLAVREGVEEARRVFELIDARLQPLGFEREAREYTPHLTLGRVRELDRRHARSFRAWVAEAPPALARTPVRGATLYRSRLSSTGSRYEVVCEIALQ encoded by the coding sequence GTGAGGTTGTTTTTCGCGTTCGTGCCGGATGACGCGGCGCGCACGGCTGCGGCGGGCGTCGCCGCGAGCCTTCAGCACCGCCTCGCGGAGGCGGGGGCGCCGCGCGCGGTGAAGTGGGTCGAGCGGGACAACCTGCATGTGACGCTGCGGTTCCTTGGCGAGGTGGAGGAGACGCGTGCCGCATCGCTCGCCGATGCCCTTGCCGCGCCGCTGCCGCTTGCCCCGTTCAGCATGACGCTGGGGCCCGGCGGCTGTTTTCCGTCCTCGGGCGACGTTCGCGTCGCGTGGCTTGCCGTGCGCGAAGGCGTCGAAGAGGCGCGGCGGGTGTTCGAGCTGATCGACGCACGGTTGCAGCCGCTCGGGTTCGAGCGGGAGGCACGTGAGTACACGCCGCACCTGACGCTTGGCCGCGTCCGGGAGCTGGACCGGCGTCACGCGCGAAGCTTTCGAGCGTGGGTCGCTGAAGCGCCGCCGGCACTGGCGCGGACGCCCGTGCGGGGGGCGACGCTCTATCGCAGCCGGCTGTCGTCGACTGGTTCCCGTTACGAGGTGGTCTGCGAGATCGCGCTGCAATGA
- the plsY gene encoding glycerol-3-phosphate 1-O-acyltransferase PlsY encodes MMIWLPVAGYLLGSIPFAFLLARGIGGVDVRAAGSGNVGAANVLRTTRPSIAIAVVALDLAKGSVAVWLAGELGAEPAARAATGVAAVVGHVYPAWLRFRGGKGVTVAAGAFSVLAPAATAVAIAIFTTTVWATRFVSLGSVVAALALPPLVGSIEPAAGGDALVYAASAAATLIVFRHRTNLRRLLNRTERRLGEAA; translated from the coding sequence ATGATGATCTGGTTGCCTGTCGCCGGGTACCTTCTCGGCTCGATTCCATTTGCGTTCCTCCTGGCGCGAGGGATTGGCGGCGTCGACGTGCGGGCGGCCGGCAGCGGCAACGTGGGCGCCGCCAACGTCCTCCGGACGACGCGCCCCTCGATCGCAATCGCCGTGGTCGCGCTCGATCTCGCGAAAGGATCCGTCGCCGTGTGGCTTGCCGGAGAGCTGGGAGCCGAACCGGCGGCGCGGGCCGCGACGGGTGTGGCCGCGGTCGTCGGCCACGTCTATCCAGCCTGGCTGCGGTTCCGCGGCGGCAAGGGCGTGACGGTGGCCGCCGGCGCCTTCAGCGTGCTCGCGCCGGCCGCGACGGCCGTCGCGATCGCGATCTTCACCACCACCGTCTGGGCGACGAGGTTCGTGTCGCTCGGCTCGGTCGTGGCGGCGCTTGCGCTGCCTCCGCTCGTGGGTTCGATCGAACCCGCGGCGGGCGGCGATGCGCTCGTGTACGCGGCGTCGGCGGCGGCGACACTCATCGTGTTTCGACACCGGACCAACCTGCGCCGTCTCCTGAACCGCACCGAGCGGCGCCTGGGAGAAGCGGCATGA
- a CDS encoding NAD(P)-dependent glycerol-3-phosphate dehydrogenase has product MSRIGVLGAGSWGTALAIHLARNGHQVRLWARDRTLVARMRDERRNGVYLPDAAFPAGLTPTAQLDVALDGAAYVLTAVPSHGLRAVMRDAAPLIPSGVTIVSATKGIEAETLRRMSELIVEEAGDRHVVAVVSGPSFATEVARRLPTALSVACVDAVTATTVQHEFRGPSLRLYVTDDVAGVEMGGAMKNVTAIAAGVVDGLGLGHNAMAALITRGLAEMARLACAVGARRDTLAGLSGLGDLVLTCTGELSRNRTVGVQLGRGRSLEDILSGMRMVAEGVRTTDAALALGAQHGVELPIAAQMAAVLHGRVAPLEAVERLMLRPPRAEH; this is encoded by the coding sequence ATGAGCCGGATCGGGGTGCTTGGCGCCGGCAGCTGGGGCACCGCGCTTGCCATCCACCTGGCGCGCAACGGCCACCAGGTGCGCCTATGGGCGCGTGACCGCACGCTGGTCGCGCGCATGCGGGACGAGCGCCGCAACGGGGTCTACCTGCCAGACGCCGCGTTTCCGGCGGGACTGACCCCGACCGCGCAGCTCGATGTGGCGCTCGACGGGGCGGCCTACGTGCTCACCGCCGTGCCCTCGCACGGTCTTCGTGCGGTCATGCGGGACGCGGCACCGCTCATCCCCAGCGGCGTCACGATCGTCAGCGCGACGAAGGGCATCGAAGCGGAGACGCTTCGCCGGATGTCGGAGCTGATTGTCGAGGAGGCAGGGGACCGGCACGTGGTTGCCGTCGTCTCCGGTCCGAGCTTCGCCACCGAGGTGGCGCGCCGGCTTCCGACGGCGCTCAGTGTCGCGTGCGTTGACGCGGTGACGGCGACGACCGTGCAGCACGAATTTCGCGGGCCGTCGCTTCGCTTGTACGTCACCGATGATGTGGCGGGCGTGGAGATGGGGGGCGCGATGAAAAACGTCACCGCGATCGCCGCGGGCGTCGTGGACGGGCTCGGGCTCGGCCACAACGCGATGGCCGCGCTGATCACGCGCGGCCTCGCCGAGATGGCGCGGCTCGCGTGCGCCGTCGGTGCCCGGCGCGACACGCTGGCCGGGTTGAGCGGCCTGGGGGATCTCGTCCTCACGTGCACGGGCGAGTTGAGCCGCAATCGCACCGTCGGTGTCCAGCTCGGTCGCGGCCGGTCGCTCGAGGACATTCTTTCCGGCATGCGGATGGTGGCCGAGGGAGTGCGGACCACCGACGCGGCGCTCGCGCTCGGTGCGCAGCACGGCGTGGAGCTGCCGATCGCCGCGCAGATGGCCGCGGTGCTTCACGGGCGGGTCGCGCCCCTCGAAGCCGTGGAACGCCTGATGCTCCGGCCGCCCAGGGCCGAGCACTAG